Below is a genomic region from Sorghum bicolor cultivar BTx623 chromosome 9, Sorghum_bicolor_NCBIv3, whole genome shotgun sequence.
TTTTTCATCCGTAGAATGATTATTCCAAGATTTAACGTCATTATGCTTTTATAGTAGGCAACGTGTCCATCGACAGTGAGACACCTGTGGTGACTTCGTTAATCTCGAGATTTGCCGGTCCGACTCGGTTCTTCGGATCGGAGGTGCTCATAGAAATAGGGTGTGCATGTGTGTATTACTAGTATGAAGTTCTGTATAAGTGGTTCTAAACCTATTTCTATAGGCGTTTCTCAGACCCGCCAGCGCTAGGGGCCAGTGGAACATCTGCGCTGATGGTTAATTATTGAGAACCGCCTTGCCGGTCCAACTCGGTTCTTCGGAGGTGCTCATAGAGGTAGGATGTGCGTGCGTGTATAttcataggggtgagtgtgTGTTCGTGTTTGTAAGCGTTTGTGTCTGTAACTGGGTCTTACAAAATAAAGATTCTAATAGAGATATTGTTTCAAAATTTCAAAAGTTCTTGTTTGCATTCCAAATGTAATTAGTTGTACATACTGTACTAGAAATTTGGACAATtcatataaggccttgtttagttcaccctaaaaatcaaatactttttaagattctccgtcacatcgaatcttgcggcacatgtatggagcattaaatatagatgaaaacaaaaactaattgcacagtttgcctataaatcgcgaaacgaatcttttaagcctagttacttcatgattggacaatgtttgtcaaataaaaatgaaagtgctacagtatcaaaatccaaaaagtttttgtggatctaaacaaggcctaaatatatcGCTCGAGTCAGATGTGAATGATTTTTTCAAGCGGATGGGTAATATCAAAGTGAAATCTCTAGCTATCTGTACTTATCTATTTTTGGGAGTGTATATTTCATTTATTGTTTCTTATGTAGTTTTTGtagacaaaaaggaaaaagttctATCATCTTCCACCTCATCCAGAAGCATGCTGACCCAACCAGGTTGATCCGGCAAACCAACCAGCCTAATGTAAGGGAATGAGTCGGGTCGACATATTCTCTAGTTGAACCTATCTATAAAAGTAAGACTAATTGGTCACGGGTCTAAACATATTGATCGAATGGGTAACATGATGGATTGACCGAACCACCACATAATAACCTTTTTTATTTTGTCAGTCTTTCTCATTTCCGAATAAGCGTGGTTTGTCATATAACTTGTATCCACATATACGCTTAGAAGTAGATTATCATATTTTAAAAGCAAAACAgataaaattaattaaaattGTGGTTCATCACTTGCGAACTTAATATTTTTTAGTATCATTATAAAAATTGTGATATGAACAGTTTAATGTTTTTTAGTGTCATTATAAGTATAAAAAAAGAGGGCAGTAGGGCACTACACGCTTTTGGAGAAGCAGGCGCCTAACCAAAAGCTCAAAAGGTGAAAGCTAGCTAAGAACCAACCGCAGTGTCACTCTCACAAGCTCCAAAGGCACTGCTAGGTGCTAGCTACGCTCACGCGATCGGCGCGACGACGTATGCGAGCAAATAAAATACTGTCCGCTTGTCTCAAAAATCACAGTTAAAatattattcgctgatttattatagaaaaaatattacTAATGGCGTAGTATGTGCCATCAGCCATGGCGGCACGCAAAACTCCGTGTGGACCGTGGCATGCAGCTGGCTACCTCGCCAATTTCGTTCGATCAGCGAGATGGCAGCGAGAACAGCTGCTGCAGAAAGGCTCGTGCACCAGGCCACCAGtgtccacacacacacacagcccGGTCCCATGCACAAATGCGAGCTTACCGTGCATGTCATGCTTTTGTCTTTTGGTGTACAAtgatatatatgcatgcatggtacGCTTTCGCAGTGCACGGTAGCTATGAACACTTGCTATATATATGTCATCATGCATGATTAACCAGATTTTacaggttagtagtaatagtaaATCATGCTGGAAAAACATCAAGGGCTTTTGTCGTGGAACTCctccttggccttgtttagatgcaaaattttCTTGaagtttgacactgtagcattttcgtttgtatttgacaaacattgtttaactatggactaactagactcaaaagattcgtcttgtgatttatagataaactgtgtaattagttattctttttatctgtatttaatgcttcatgcatgcgttcaaagattcgatgtgatgaaaaatcttgtaaagttttagaattttaggtgtatctaaacaaggcctatatgcaAGTAATATTTGTAGTGTTATTTGAACTGTTTTTCACCTGCGTCACATATCTTTCTCCACGTGGTACCACACTGCAGGTTCGATGACGTGCCTGCCCTGCCTAGTAGAGCAAGTCTATTATATTATTTTGGCTTGCCTCTGGGTTTGTACTGGTAAACCAACGTATAAAGCCAAGATAGGTGGATTTTGCAAAAGCAGCCAAAGCCACCGTATAATAACGAGAGATAACGAGATAGTGGGAAACGCGCTTTTTTGTCGTCACGCTTTCGTTAGTTGAGTTCTCAACTTTTGTCCACCAAATAAAGCTCAAAAGAATTTCAAAGGTTTGGAATAGGCAGACAAAATTATAATGTTGAATACATTTGGAGCTGTAAATTATTGGTGTTTGAATATTTTAAATTCTAAACCAACAAGAAACCAAACATGTCTTGAGTTTCAATAAATGTAGCTTTTTCAATATCACATAATCGGCGGTACTAATCACTAGTCATGAACTGAGTGTAGATGTAATTAACTCGGTTAGTTGAGTTTTTTACGGTGGAACCTGTCTATTATTCAGAGAGTTTCTATTCCTAGATTCATTTCAGTGTTTTTCAACAGTGGTTTAAAGAAATCGGCAGCcagatactagaataatagaagGTAGCTATAGGCAGGCAGGCAACCAGGGACGCAGGTGAGAGGATCTGGAACTATGAGAGACAAAGGTTATGCTCGAATAATTGATTCTTGTGTCCCAGATTGTCGAGAGCAAAGGGCAGCGTTTGCTTAGCACCGGAAACGCACACTGCATGGGATTCTTGTCCTGCTTTCTTGGCAGCGTGTTAACCGTATCCTTGTCCAGAGACGATTAAGATAAGAATCACATGGCTGGCAGCAGTGACCCAAACTCCGCGTCGGTGCTTTCCTTGCTTCGCTTCGCTTGTGCCAGATCCAGGTGACGTGACGGAACAAACCAACATTCCAATGTTGCAGCTTCCGATCTGCTGCACGTTACCGAGTTACCTATATACTTACCTCAACGCGATCCAAGAACATGTTTGCTCTGAAAACACTGAAAACTATTGCAGATTTAAACAAGTTGGTGAACAATATTTCGCATGATCTACCCGGCTTCGCCATTACCACTCAAATTCTACAATAAATTAGCCCCCCGAATGGATCCGGATGATGATCGATCACCAAACTAACATAAAAACCAACAATAGGAATACGACCCAGATGTGCATATATCCTCTGGTGGTAAACAATAATGGATTCGCGCGGCCGGCGCGCGTTGGCGTCGCAATGGCAATCGATtcgaccatgcatgcatgcatgcatgccaccACGGACAAGACGAGACGAGCCAGCTATAGCTTAGCTAACCGCGGCGCCGGCGATGGTAGGCGTCGGGGGTGGGCGTGGCGGCGGTAGGCTGCAGCCTGAGCTGCTCGTAGAACTTGCGGATGAAGTCGTCGGCCTCGGCGTCGACGCGCTCGTTGCAGCACCCGTCCTCGGGAACGGCGGGGAACGGCGAGTCGGTGACGCGCAGCGGGCGGACACCGGCGGGGCTGCGGCCCAGGATCCAGGCCACCATGGGCGACGGCGTCGCGGTGGCCACCATGGGCGACGGCGCGACCGCGGGGGTgccggtgccgccgccgccgccgtccacctCGGCGCTGAGCATCTCGAACGCGCGCGCCACGGCCGCCGCGTCTAGGCCGCCGTACTGGTCGCCGCGCGCCCCACCACGGCCGCCGCGGCCCTTGAACGGGAAGAAGAGCCCCTGCGGGTACGACGGCGTGGTGGTGCAGCTGAACTCCACCTCCCGGGGGTGGCCGTAGAACGAGGCGAgcgtggacgacgacgacgacgcgccgACGTAGTTGGTGAGGTGGTGGCCGTgatggcggcggtggtggctcGACGACGGGTGGTGCGCGAGGTGGCCGCGCAGCGTCCGGCCGACGAGCTTGCCGCGGCCTAGGAGGAGGTGGACGTCCATCATGATGCGCTTCGGGGACAGGCCGCGCCGCAGCATGTGGCACACGGCCAGCACCACGTGCCACAGACGCCGCGCCAGACCGGGCTCCATGGG
It encodes:
- the LOC8065921 gene encoding uncharacterized protein LOC8065921, yielding MDLATTPARRPMEPGLARRLWHVVLAVCHMLRRGLSPKRIMMDVHLLLGRGKLVGRTLRGHLAHHPSSSHHRRHHGHHLTNYVGASSSSSTLASFYGHPREVEFSCTTTPSYPQGLFFPFKGRGGRGGARGDQYGGLDAAAVARAFEMLSAEVDGGGGGTGTPAVAPSPMVATATPSPMVAWILGRSPAGVRPLRVTDSPFPAVPEDGCCNERVDAEADDFIRKFYEQLRLQPTAATPTPDAYHRRRRG